A part of Populus alba chromosome 8, ASM523922v2, whole genome shotgun sequence genomic DNA contains:
- the LOC118055850 gene encoding protein SMAX1-LIKE 8 translates to MPTPVTTARQCLTEEAAHALDEAVNVARRRGHGQTTSLHAVSALLSLPSSPLREACARARNSAYSPRLQFKALELCLGVSLDRLPTSQLGDDSPPVSNSLMAAIKRSQANQRRQPENFNLYHQIQQQQQSSSSISCIKVELQNLILSILDDPVVSRVFGEAGFRSSEIKLAIVRPLPQVFKFPSSRFKGPPLFLCNLLSSEDPDSLYSCPGRSGAFSFPFSGGSFLNNNNNSHSTTNRDVNCRRIGEVLASSRGRNPLLVGSSAYDTLAIFSEIVEIRKENILPVELRGLSVICIESYVNKFITSEDFDKKRVDLRFEELGQFAERALGPGLLVNFGDLKAFVGDDSDNNGLGDAASYVIEKLTKLLHLYGGRVWLIGAASYENYSKFVGRFPSTEKDWDLQLLPITSLPTSSMAESYPRSSLMESFVPFGGFFSTPSDLNGPLNTPYQCMALCHLCNEKCKQEILSVSKGGFVGSVADHYQSSLPSWLQMAEIGTNKGLDAKTRDDGTVLSAKVAGLQRKWDDICQRLHHTQPPGLNTHLPQFPTVAGFQLVGDKKENVENPRSKNTSALPNGSRCVNVNSCIPSDIQKTPRKQLGFPLPVVSEAKSDCILSKQREKPSKEEDLESGGLSSPHNFSNSSMVDGSQASPTSMTSVTTDLGLRISSVPTSNELKKTVNQNHMELPQDRSGSFSANVDAVHGSMSDHWAPSSSSSSSPDYGGQFDLSNAKMLFRAVVERVGWQDEAIRVISQTIARCKARNEKRQGASLRGDIWFSFCGPDRRGKKKIASALAEIIYGSRENFISADLSAQDGMLHTRMVFDHPEVNGYTVKLRGKTVVDFVAGELCKKPLSIVFLENIDKADVQAQKSLSHAIQTGKFADSHGREIGISNAIFVTTSTLTEDKVFSSSNEFSTYSEERISRVSDWPVKILIEQALGDEVGKMVAPFTLRKGVSGSIFLNKRKLVGANQNLDRQEIKEMVKRAHKTSARNLDLNLPAEENNVLDTDDGSPDNDHAPDNSKAWLHDFLENIDASVFFKPFDFDALAERILNEVNGCFHKIVGSECLLDIDPKVTEQLLAAAYLSDRKRVVEDWVEQVLGWGFVEVLRRYKLKANSIVKLVVCKGLFVEERMSGDHLPTKIIIN, encoded by the exons ATGCCGACGCCGGTAACTACAGCAAGGCAATGCTTGACTGAAGAAGCAGCTCACGCTCTCGACGAGGCAGTGAACGTCGCACGCCGAAGAGGACATGGCCAGACCACGTCGCTTCATGCCGTCTCGGCTCTGTTATCACTCCCTTCGTCACCTCTACGTGAAGCGTGTGCGCGTGCGAGGAACTCTGCATACTCACCGCGACTCCAATTCAAAGCGCTCGAGCTCTGCCTCGGGGTGTCACTCGACCGATTGCCGACGAGTCAACTCGGTGATGACTCACCTCCTGTTTCGAACTCGCTCATGGCTGCTATTAAGCGTTCGCAAGCGAACCAGAGGAGACAGCCGGAGAATTTCAATTTGTATCATCAAattcaacagcagcagcaatcgTCTTCTTCGATTTCGTGTATTAAAGTGGAGCTTCAGAACCTGATTCTATCGATTTTGGATGATCCGGTTGTGAGCCGGGTTTTCGGTGAGGCGGGATTTCGGAGCTCGGAAATCAAGTTGGCTATTGTTAGACCGTTGCCTCAGGTTTTTAAATTCCCATCCTCACGTTTCAAAGGCCCGCCCTTGTTTTTATGCAATCTATTATCAAGTGAGGATCCGGATTCGTTATACTCGTGTCCGGGTCGGAGCGGTGCTTTTAGTTTTCCATTTTCGGGCGGGTCGTTccttaataataacaacaacagtCATAGTACTACTAATAGGGATGTTAATTGTCGGAGGATTGGTGAGGTTTTAGCGAGCAGCAGAGGGAGGAATCCTCTGCTTGTAGGTTCAAGTGCTTACGATACACTTGCAATTTTTAGTGAGATAGTAGAGATAAGAAAAGAGAATATCTTGCCTGTGGAGTTACGAGGGTTAAGTGTTATTTGCATTGAAAGCTATgttaacaagtttattacaagtGAGGATTTTGATAAAAAGAGAGTGGATTTGAGGTTCGAGGAGTTGGGTCAATTTGCGGAGAGGGCTTTGGGACCTGGGTTGCTCGTGAATTTTGGTGACTTGAAGGCATTTGTTGGTGATGACAGTGATAATAATGGTTTGGGTGATGCAGCTAGTTATGTTATTGAGAAACTGACCAAGCTGTTGCATCTATATGGAGGGAGGGTGTGGCTTATCGGTGCGGCGAGTTATGAGAACTATTCCAAGTTTGTTGGAAGATTTCCTTCCACTGAAAAGGATTGGGATTTGCAGCTCTTGCCTATCACTTCTCTCCCGACTTCTTCCATGGCCGAATCTTACCCCAGGTCAAG CTTGATGGAGTCATTTGTTCCATTTGGCGGGTTCTTCTCCACACCTTCTGACTTGAATGGCCCTTTAAATACCCCTTACCAGTGTATGGCCCTTTGTCATCTATGCAATGAGAAATGCAAACAAGAAATACTTTCTGTTTCGAAGGGAGGATTTGTCGGTTCAGTAGCAGACCATTACCAATCTAGCTTACCTTCTTGGCTGCAGATGGCTGAAATCGGCACTAACAAGGGGCTGGATGCGAAG ACCAGAGATGATGGAACGGTATTGAGTGCCAAAGTTGCAGGTCTGCAAAGGAAATGGGACGATATATGCCAGCGTCTTCATCACACCCAGCCACCTGGGTTAAACACTCATCTCCCTCAGTTTCCAACTGTTGCGGGCTTTCAGCTGGTTGGAGACAAAAAGGAAAATGTTGAAAATCCTAGAAGCAAAAATACAAGTGCACTGCCAAATGGAAGCAGATGTGTGAATGTAAATTCATGCATTCCCTCTGACATACAAAAGACACCGAGAAAGCAATTAGGTTTTCCTCTTCCTGTTGTTTCTGAGGCTAAGAGTGATTGTATTCTATCCAAGCAACGGGAAAAACcttcaaaagaagaagatctTGAGTCTGGTGGCCTCAGTTCTCCACATAATTTCTCCAATTCGAGCATGGTTGATGGTAGTCAAGCATCACCAACATCCATGACATCTGTGACCACAGATTTGGGCTTGAGAATAAGTTCCGTCCCTACCAGTAATGAACTGAAGAAAACTGTAAATCAAAACCACATGGAGCTTCCACAGGACCGATCAGGTTCCTTTTCAGCAAATGTTGATGCTGTGCATGGGAGTATGTCTGACCACTGGgctccatcatcatcatcatcttcttctcctgaCTACGGCGGGCAGTTTGATCTCAGCAATGCCAAGATGCTCTTTAGAGCTGTCGTTGAAAGAGTTGGCTGGCAAGATGAAGCTATACGTGTTATTAGCCAAACAATAGCTCGCTGCAAGGCAAGAAATGAGAAACGACAGGGGGCAAGTCTCAGAGGAGATATATGGTTCAGTTTCTGTGGACCTGATAGGCGCGGGAAAAAGAAAATCGCTTCTGCCCTTGCAGAAATCATATATGGAAGTAGGGAGAACTTTATTTCTGCAGATTTAAGTGCTCAAGATGGGATGCTCCATACCCGCATGGTCTTTGACCACCCAGAGGTGAATGGCTACACTGTAAAGTTAAGGGGGAAGACTGTGGTTGATTTTGTTGCCGGGGAGCTGTGCAAGAAACCCTTGTCTATTgtgtttcttgaaaatatagacAAGGCTGATGTACAGGCTCAAAAGAGCTTGTCACATGCTATTCAGACTGGTAAATTTGCAGATTCTCATGGAAGAGAAATTGGTATCAGCAATGCAATATTCGTGACAACTTCAACATTGACGGAGGATAAAGTTTTCTCTTCTAGTAATGAGTTCTCCACCTATTCCGAGGAGAGAATATCAAGAGTCAGTGACTGGCCAGTGAAGATATTAATTGAACAAGCTCTTGGTGACGAAGTAGGCAAAATGGTTGCGCCATTCACACTGAGAAAAGGCGTCTCTGGTTCTATCTTTTTGAATAAAAGAAAGCTGGTTGGGGCAAATCAAAATCTAGACAGACAAGAAATCAAAGAGATGGTGAAACGAGCTCATAAGACGTCAGCTAGGAATCTAGATCTGAACCTTCCTGCAGAAGAGAATAATGTGCTAGACACTGACGATGGAAGCCCTGATAATGATCATGCACCTGACAACTCCAAGGCTTGGTTGCATGATTTTCTTGAGAACATTGACGCGAGTGTGTTTTTCAagccttttgattttgatgctcTTGCTGAAAGAATATTGAATGAAGTTAATGGGTGCTTCCACAAGATTGTAGGTTCGGAATGCTTGCTAGATATTGATCCAAAAGTCACGGAGCAGTTACTCGCAGCTGCCTATTTATCTGATCGGAAGAGAGTGGTTGAGGATTGGGTGGAGCAAGTTCTTGGTTGGGGATTTGTTGAAGTTCTGAGAAGGTACAAACTGAAAGCAAATTCCATTGTGAAACTTGTTGTCTGCAAGGGCCTGTTTGTAGAAGAGCGCATGTCAGGAGATCACCttccaacaaaaattataatcaacTGA